In Drosophila yakuba strain Tai18E2 chromosome 2R, Prin_Dyak_Tai18E2_2.1, whole genome shotgun sequence, a single genomic region encodes these proteins:
- the LOC6531721 gene encoding putative inorganic phosphate cotransporter: MTAETNKGPVLGMRHVQALLIFLNITTVFIGRLNVGVSVVAMTNAETTNPDFPEYNWTEAEKSYIFSSFFWGYILTQFMGGYLCKRYGVKSVMFWGVFGSGVCSALTPLFIGFGEWQAYCGIRVLMGLAQGVVFPCIHQHLAKWSPPAERNRLGGLSHTGMECGNVSAMFLSGMIAKSAIGWPGISYVSAGLAFAWCALWFVFAANNAVESRFIGEAELHYIESSLKHSEDYHKTVIPIPWMEIFTSVPFLALAVVRCCEMWGLSTLQAQIPTYMNGVLDMDMKSNAFFSALPFLAMWIMSYVYLIAADVLLAGKRLSLTALRKTFNSLSFWIPCATLIGIGFLDQEQKNLAIALMTIGVGFNSGATIGSSLNTIDLSPNHASILMGIVNTAVTVVPMVTPLVVGVIVHDDKNRGEWQIVFMIAAVLFFVGNCVFLYFGTAVSQPWDAEDYLTAKEPDLAIPPVIHEVIHDKGSEDPSKKSLM, translated from the exons CCGGACTTTCCG GAATACAACTGGACGGAGGCGGAGAAGTCGTACATCTTCTCCAGTTTCTTTTGGGGCTACATCTTAACCCAGTTCATGGGCGGCTATTTGTGCAAGCGGTATGGAGTCAAGAGTGTGATGTTTTGGGGTGTCTTCGGATCAGGTGTCTGCAGTGCCTTGACTCCACTCTTCATCGGATTTGGCGAATGGCAAGCCTACTGTGGCATTCGAGTGCTCATGGGATTGGCCCAGGGAGTGGTTTTCCCCTGCATTCATCAGCACCTGGCCAAGTGGTCGCCTCCGGCGGAAAGAAATCGGTTGGGGGGTCTCAGTCACACTGGAATGGAGTGCGGCAATGTGAGTGCGATGTTCCTCAGTGGAATGATAGCCAAAAGCGCCATTGGCTGGCCAGGAATATCGTATGTCTCCGCGGGATTGGCCTTCGCCTGGTGTGCCTTATGGTTCGTCTTCGCTGCCAACAATGCAGTGGAATCTCGTTTCATAGGCGAGGCAGAGCTGCACTATATCGAATCATCACTGAAGCACAGTGAGGACTATCACAAGACCGTCATTCCTATTCCCTGGATGGAGATTTTTACCTCTGTACCATTTCTTGCTCTAGCGGTTGTGCGATGTTGCGAGATGTGGGGTCTGAGTACCCTGCAGGCCCAAATCCCGACGTATATGAATGGTGTTCTTGATATGGACATGAAAAGCAATGCATTCTTTTCGGCGTTACCATTCTTGGCCATGTGGATTATGTCGTATGTGTACCTGATAGCCGCCGATGTTCTTCTGGCCGGAAAAAGGCTTAGTTTAACGGCCCTCAGAAAGACCTTTAACTCGTTGTCCTTCTGGATTCCTTGTGCAACTTTAATTGGAATCGGTTTTCTGGATCAAGAGCAGAAGAACCTGGCCATTGCTTTAATGACCATAGGTGTCGGTTTCAACAGTGGAGCAACAATCGGTTCCTCCTTGAACACTATAGATCTATCCCCGAATCATGCGAGTATTCTTATGGGAATCGTGAATACGGCTGTGACTGTAGTGCCTATGGTCACTCCTCTGGTTGTTGGAGTTATTGTCCATGACGAC aaaAACCGCGGAGAGTGGCAGATAGTGTTTATGATTGCCGCAGTACTTTTCTTCGTCGGAAACTGCGTGTTCTTGTATTTTGGAACGGCTGTTTCACAGCCCTGGGATGCTGAAGACTACCTCACAGCTAAGGAACCAGATCTAGCTATACCTCCAGTTATCCATGAAGTTATCCATGATAAAGGCAGTGAAGACCCTTCCAAGAAGTCCTTGATGTAG